In one Labrys wisconsinensis genomic region, the following are encoded:
- a CDS encoding phage GP46 family protein has protein sequence MATYAIVDDGLTGPWDTVLGDVASDWEAADPGLEPGNGGGLAARRSLETAVILCLMSDRYATVEDGRADEDDPRGWAGDGFDVRADLGEAELGSHLWLLRRQALTAETARRAEDMAHVALRPLIAQGAFARIDAVATPDPEQAQLLLAIAGYGDAGDQLYDRKFALLWAKEGPR, from the coding sequence ATGGCGACCTATGCGATCGTCGACGACGGCCTGACCGGGCCGTGGGACACGGTGCTCGGCGACGTCGCCAGCGACTGGGAGGCGGCCGACCCGGGCCTGGAGCCGGGCAACGGCGGCGGCCTGGCGGCGCGGCGCTCCCTCGAGACCGCCGTCATCCTGTGCCTGATGAGCGACCGTTACGCCACTGTCGAGGACGGGCGGGCCGACGAGGACGATCCCCGCGGCTGGGCGGGCGACGGCTTCGACGTCCGCGCCGACCTCGGCGAGGCCGAGCTCGGCTCGCATCTCTGGCTCCTGCGCCGGCAGGCGCTCACCGCCGAGACGGCCCGGCGGGCCGAGGACATGGCCCATGTCGCGCTGCGGCCGCTGATCGCGCAAGGGGCCTTCGCGCGCATCGACGCGGTGGCGACGCCAGATCCGGAGCAGGCACAGCTGCTGCTGGCGATCGCCGGCTACGGCGATGCCGGAGACCAGCTCTATGACCGCAAGTTCGCTCTGCTGTGGGCAAAAGAGGGGCCGCGCTGA
- a CDS encoding baseplate J/gp47 family protein: MPFSIPSLPSLGDKVRQAFRAEMPNFDAYLWPNNVAVTAKVLALTLYDHFLRLDWIRRQIFAATAESEYLDRHAAEYGLARKGSSFAEGYATWAGTVGVKVASGTLITRSDGVQYRTVGAAVVGAGGTARLRLRATGTGPGANTMAGAPLALGEALAGLAANGVVASDGIGGGDEVEKDERLRERVLYRKRHTPMGGAPSDYVIWAGEAAGVTRVYVERLAYGLGTVGVWILMDDLYADGVPTTADIQRVSNWIAPFAPATAIVCVRAPTPVPVPIKIRGLEPATSDVRDAVRDEIADAFRRRGEVGQSAAPFRFSRSWIGEAISAATGERRHELVEPAADIMLSRGELAIPGTIQFL, translated from the coding sequence ATGCCGTTCTCGATCCCGAGCCTGCCGAGCCTCGGCGACAAGGTGCGCCAGGCTTTCCGGGCAGAAATGCCCAACTTCGACGCCTATCTCTGGCCGAATAACGTCGCTGTCACGGCCAAGGTGCTGGCCCTCACGCTCTACGATCATTTCCTGCGGCTCGACTGGATCCGGCGCCAGATCTTCGCCGCCACGGCCGAGAGCGAGTACCTCGACCGCCACGCCGCCGAGTATGGCCTCGCCAGGAAGGGCAGCAGCTTCGCCGAGGGCTATGCGACCTGGGCCGGCACCGTCGGCGTCAAGGTCGCCTCGGGCACCTTGATCACCCGGTCCGACGGTGTGCAGTACCGCACGGTCGGCGCCGCCGTCGTCGGCGCCGGGGGCACGGCGCGGCTGCGCCTGCGCGCGACCGGCACCGGGCCCGGCGCCAACACCATGGCCGGCGCGCCCCTGGCCCTCGGCGAGGCGCTGGCCGGCCTCGCCGCGAACGGCGTCGTGGCGTCGGACGGTATCGGCGGCGGCGACGAAGTCGAAAAGGACGAGCGGCTGCGCGAACGCGTGCTCTACCGCAAGCGCCACACGCCCATGGGCGGTGCACCGTCCGACTATGTCATCTGGGCCGGTGAGGCGGCCGGCGTGACGCGGGTGTACGTGGAGCGGCTGGCCTACGGGCTCGGCACGGTCGGCGTCTGGATCCTGATGGACGACCTCTATGCCGACGGTGTGCCGACGACGGCGGACATACAGCGCGTGAGCAACTGGATCGCGCCGTTCGCGCCGGCGACTGCGATCGTCTGCGTCCGTGCGCCGACACCGGTGCCGGTGCCGATCAAGATCCGCGGGCTCGAGCCGGCCACCTCGGACGTCCGGGATGCGGTGCGCGACGAGATCGCCGATGCCTTCCGGCGCCGCGGCGAGGTCGGCCAGTCGGCAGCGCCGTTCCGGTTCTCGCGCTCCTGGATCGGCGAGGCCATCTCGGCCGCGACGGGCGAGCGCCGGCACGAGCTGGTGGAGCCCGCCGCCGACATCATGCTGTCGCGCGGCGAGCTCGCGATACCGGGGACGATCCAGTTCCTATGA
- a CDS encoding phage tail protein, with product MTVFNANTFQLLVRKAAGGYGYLFGVDVVAKVLAASNLLDVSVASTAPGDTTKLWFQPDSVTPAAGAYKIYDAISASWVPLTFVRFAAWLVGRGGVTPAPTGSVQAYAGAAAPAGWLLCNGAAVNRTTYAALYAITGDTFGPGNGTTTFNLPDLRGEFIRGTDTMGTARGVDAGRALGSQQAGMVGPHGHPMRICSPPMPGGSNGVGGFLIHESINANYPANDGPPSDPAGNQLGINLGTETRPRNVALAYIIKT from the coding sequence ATGACCGTCTTCAACGCGAACACCTTCCAGCTGTTGGTCCGTAAGGCCGCCGGCGGCTATGGCTATCTCTTCGGCGTCGACGTCGTCGCCAAGGTCCTCGCCGCGAGCAATCTGCTCGACGTGTCGGTGGCGAGCACTGCGCCGGGGGATACGACCAAGCTCTGGTTTCAGCCGGACAGCGTCACGCCGGCGGCCGGCGCCTACAAGATCTATGACGCCATTTCGGCGAGCTGGGTCCCCCTGACATTCGTCCGGTTCGCCGCCTGGCTCGTCGGCCGCGGCGGCGTCACGCCGGCACCGACCGGCAGCGTGCAGGCCTATGCGGGCGCCGCTGCGCCGGCCGGCTGGCTGCTGTGCAACGGCGCGGCCGTCAACCGCACCACCTATGCGGCGCTCTACGCCATCACCGGCGACACGTTCGGGCCCGGCAACGGCACCACGACGTTCAACCTGCCGGACCTGCGCGGCGAGTTCATCCGCGGCACCGATACGATGGGCACCGCGCGCGGCGTCGACGCCGGCCGGGCGCTGGGCAGTCAGCAGGCTGGCATGGTCGGCCCGCACGGCCATCCCATGAGGATATGCTCGCCGCCGATGCCCGGCGGGTCCAACGGGGTCGGCGGTTTTTTGATCCACGAATCCATCAACGCCAATTACCCCGCCAACGACGGGCCGCCGAGCGATCCGGCCGGCAACCAGCTCGGCATCAACCTCGGCACCGAGACACGGCCGCGTAACGTCGCCCTGGCCTACATCATCAAGACCTGA